One Priestia filamentosa DNA segment encodes these proteins:
- the rimI gene encoding ribosomal protein S18-alanine N-acetyltransferase — MDVHIRLASVEDVKALHEIELHSFTLPWSEEALHNELSKNRFAHYTIIEYEGEIVGYCGVWIIVDEAHITNIAILPEYRGKGLGEKLLRAVMQLARQSGALTMTLEVRLSNEPARFLYEKLGFEPGGVRKNYYADNQEDALVMWVKL, encoded by the coding sequence ATGGACGTACATATTCGCTTAGCTTCTGTAGAAGATGTAAAAGCTCTTCACGAGATTGAGCTACATTCTTTCACTCTTCCATGGAGTGAAGAAGCTCTTCATAATGAATTATCTAAGAATAGGTTTGCTCATTATACGATTATTGAATACGAGGGAGAAATTGTTGGCTATTGTGGAGTGTGGATTATTGTAGATGAAGCACACATAACAAATATCGCAATTTTACCGGAATATAGAGGAAAAGGTCTAGGGGAAAAGCTTCTTCGGGCGGTTATGCAACTCGCACGTCAGTCAGGTGCATTGACAATGACCCTTGAAGTTCGGTTATCAAACGAGCCTGCTCGTTTCTTATATGAGAAGCTAGGTTTTGAACCTGGTGGAGTTCGAAAAAATTATTATGCAGACAATCAAGAGGATGCATTAGTAATGTGGGTGAAACTATGA